A window of the Streptomyces sp. NBC_00454 genome harbors these coding sequences:
- the eno gene encoding phosphopyruvate hydratase has product MLVPSIDVVVAREILDSRGNPTVEVEVGLDDGSTGRAAVPSGASTGAFEAVELRDGDPNRYMGKGVEKAVLAVIEQLGPELVGYDATEQRLIDQAMIDLDATENKGSLGANAILGVSLAVAHAASEASDLPLFRYLGGPNAHLLPVPMMNIVNGGSHADSNVDIQEFMIAPIGAESFSEAVRWGAEVYHTLKKVLHSKGLSTGLGDEGGFAPNLESNRAALDLIVEAITQAGYVPGRDVALALDVAASEFYKDGKYEYEGQSRSAAEMTEYYEELVAAYPIVSIEDPLFEDDWAGWKTLTDRLGSKIQIVGDDLFVTNPERLARGIEEGSANALLVKVNQIGSLTETLDAIELAQRSGFKCMMSHRSGETEDVTIADLAVAVNCGQIKSGAPARSDRVAKYNQLLRIEEILDDAAVYAGRSAFPRFKG; this is encoded by the coding sequence ATGCTCGTGCCGTCCATCGACGTCGTCGTAGCCCGGGAAATCCTGGACTCCCGAGGCAACCCCACGGTCGAGGTCGAGGTTGGCCTCGACGATGGCAGCACCGGCCGTGCTGCAGTTCCGTCCGGCGCCTCCACCGGAGCGTTCGAAGCCGTAGAGCTCCGCGACGGTGACCCCAACCGCTACATGGGCAAGGGTGTCGAGAAGGCCGTCCTCGCCGTCATCGAGCAGCTCGGCCCGGAGCTCGTCGGCTACGACGCCACCGAGCAGCGCCTGATCGACCAGGCGATGATCGACCTGGACGCCACCGAGAACAAGGGCTCCCTCGGCGCCAACGCCATCCTCGGTGTCTCCCTCGCCGTCGCGCACGCCGCGTCCGAGGCCTCCGACCTGCCGCTCTTCCGCTACCTGGGCGGCCCGAACGCGCACCTGCTGCCCGTTCCGATGATGAACATCGTCAACGGTGGGTCGCACGCCGACTCCAACGTCGACATCCAGGAGTTCATGATCGCCCCGATCGGCGCGGAGTCCTTCTCCGAGGCCGTCCGCTGGGGTGCCGAGGTCTACCACACCCTCAAGAAGGTCCTGCACTCCAAGGGCCTCTCCACCGGTCTGGGCGACGAGGGCGGCTTCGCGCCGAACCTGGAGTCCAACCGCGCCGCGCTCGACCTCATCGTCGAGGCCATCACGCAGGCCGGCTACGTCCCGGGCCGTGACGTCGCGCTGGCGCTCGACGTCGCCGCGTCCGAGTTCTACAAGGACGGCAAGTACGAGTACGAGGGCCAGTCCCGCTCGGCCGCCGAGATGACCGAGTACTACGAGGAGCTCGTCGCCGCGTACCCGATCGTCTCCATCGAGGACCCGCTCTTCGAGGACGACTGGGCCGGCTGGAAGACCCTCACCGACCGCCTGGGCTCCAAGATCCAGATCGTCGGCGACGACCTCTTCGTCACCAACCCGGAGCGTCTCGCCCGCGGTATCGAAGAGGGCTCGGCCAACGCCCTGCTCGTCAAGGTGAACCAGATCGGTTCGCTGACCGAGACCCTGGACGCCATCGAGCTGGCCCAGCGCAGCGGCTTCAAGTGCATGATGTCGCACCGTTCCGGCGAGACCGAGGACGTCACCATCGCCGACCTCGCGGTCGCCGTGAACTGCGGCCAGATCAAGAGCGGTGCCCCGGCCCGCTCGGACCGCGTCGCCAAGTACAACCAGCTGCTGCGCATCGAGGAGATCCTCGACGACGCCGCGGTGTACGCGGGCCGCAGCGCGTTCCCGCGCTTCAAGGGCTGA
- a CDS encoding globin domain-containing protein: MRILKSSFAVVERRAEHAVKFFYSHLFWHNPGVRELFPASFEDMERQRDRLFAALTHVIAHLENETLLPYLRDLGRDHRKFLAGPEHYAAVGASLLAALAETSGEAWTPPVEKAWSEAYQVIADAMMAGAASSEDPPWWDAEIVRHLQYGQDIAVLTLRPHAPLPYLPGQYVSVSSDRVPTTWRTYSIGNAPRSDGTVDLHISRIEGGRLSTSLVREAHPGDMLRLGAAGGQLTFRREDRPVTFIAAGTGWAPVRAMLEGLAEHPPDQDARLFVVARDAAHLYDRPLIDEYAAASGWLSVTYITPAPGQHRNQATDRLATALSNRGLWPDQDVYLSGPPQFIDETAYLLEELGARTGRIFYDSVPAGGRDQGHGGRPMGFGEWFLNRPDPHWHNPSGRAPRPY; encoded by the coding sequence GTGAGGATCTTGAAAAGCAGCTTTGCGGTGGTGGAGAGACGGGCCGAGCACGCGGTCAAGTTCTTCTACTCCCACCTGTTCTGGCACAACCCCGGAGTCCGTGAGCTCTTCCCGGCCTCCTTCGAGGACATGGAGCGTCAGCGGGACCGGCTCTTCGCCGCGCTCACCCATGTGATCGCGCACCTGGAGAACGAAACGCTCCTCCCCTATCTACGCGACCTCGGCCGCGACCACCGCAAGTTCCTGGCGGGCCCCGAGCACTACGCGGCCGTGGGCGCCAGCCTGCTCGCCGCGCTCGCCGAAACCTCCGGCGAGGCCTGGACCCCGCCGGTGGAAAAGGCCTGGAGCGAGGCCTACCAGGTCATCGCCGACGCGATGATGGCCGGCGCCGCCTCCAGCGAGGACCCGCCCTGGTGGGACGCCGAGATCGTGCGCCACCTGCAGTACGGGCAGGACATAGCCGTCCTGACGCTGCGCCCGCACGCCCCCCTCCCCTATCTGCCGGGCCAGTACGTGAGCGTGAGCAGCGACCGGGTCCCGACGACCTGGCGCACCTACTCCATCGGCAACGCGCCCCGCTCCGACGGGACGGTCGACCTGCACATCAGCCGGATCGAGGGCGGCCGCCTCAGCACCTCCCTGGTCCGCGAGGCGCACCCCGGCGACATGCTGAGGCTGGGCGCGGCCGGCGGGCAGCTGACCTTCCGCCGCGAGGACCGCCCGGTCACCTTCATAGCCGCCGGCACCGGCTGGGCCCCGGTCCGCGCCATGCTGGAGGGCCTGGCGGAGCATCCCCCCGATCAGGACGCGCGGCTCTTCGTCGTCGCCCGGGACGCCGCGCACCTCTACGACCGCCCGCTCATCGACGAGTACGCGGCCGCCAGCGGCTGGCTGAGCGTCACCTACATCACCCCCGCCCCCGGGCAGCACCGCAACCAGGCCACCGACCGGCTGGCGACCGCGCTGAGCAACCGGGGGCTCTGGCCCGACCAGGACGTCTACCTCAGCGGTCCGCCGCAGTTCATCGACGAGACCGCGTACCTCCTGGAGGAGCTCGGCGCCCGTACCGGCCGGATCTTCTACGACTCCGTACCCGCCGGCGGCAGGGACCAGGGCCACGGAGGCCGGCCGATGGGCTTCGGGGAGTGGTTCCTGAACCGGCCCGACCCGCACTGGCACAACCCCTCGGGCCGCGCGCCGCGGCCGTACTGA
- a CDS encoding SurA N-terminal domain-containing protein — protein sequence MHRRTALSVSAALLLAAPLLSACSGQARPGTAAVIGGERITTSAVQAQVNDVRAAQNRSEHPSELIAAVPQLDRVKLSGMLQSRILDRMAEDAGISVTPKELEEERQTFENDKGAEAFEATLLQKFAIAPDQIDRWATDQVLFTKLNAKYGQGNLAEPASKAAGKLGIEVNPRYGVWDPQKVSIGDSVTPWITQVTRPEQQPPAGA from the coding sequence TTGCACCGTCGCACAGCGCTCTCCGTCTCCGCCGCCCTGCTCCTGGCGGCCCCACTGCTGTCCGCGTGCTCGGGCCAAGCCCGTCCCGGCACCGCGGCCGTGATCGGCGGCGAACGGATCACCACCTCCGCGGTCCAGGCCCAGGTGAACGACGTCCGCGCCGCGCAGAACCGCTCCGAACACCCCTCCGAGCTCATCGCGGCCGTCCCGCAGCTGGACCGGGTCAAGCTCAGCGGGATGCTCCAGAGCCGGATCCTCGACCGGATGGCCGAGGACGCGGGGATCAGCGTCACCCCCAAGGAGCTGGAGGAGGAGCGCCAGACCTTCGAGAACGACAAGGGCGCCGAGGCCTTCGAAGCGACGCTGCTCCAGAAGTTCGCCATCGCCCCGGACCAGATCGACCGCTGGGCCACCGACCAGGTGCTCTTCACCAAGCTCAACGCCAAGTACGGGCAGGGCAACCTCGCCGAGCCCGCCTCGAAGGCCGCGGGCAAACTGGGCATCGAGGTCAACCCGCGCTACGGGGTCTGGGACCCGCAGAAGGTCTCGATCGGCGACTCCGTGACCCCCTGGATCACCCAGGTCACCCGCCCCGAGCAGCAGCCCCCGGCCGGAGCCTAG
- a CDS encoding septum formation initiator family protein, whose translation MAGNRDRFATFSTATRLKQLGERTAAHVYRSQSRRQVRRSRLTGRAALLVLVLCTLVVALAYPMRQYVSQRSEIAEQQKAAVSARDRLERLRDEKARWQDNAYAEQQARKHLHFVRPGEISYIMNDPGAEAAEHRRSGQAATDRPWYSNVWDGVDKADRPGD comes from the coding sequence ATGGCCGGGAACCGGGACCGGTTCGCCACGTTCTCGACCGCGACCAGGCTCAAGCAGCTGGGCGAGCGGACCGCGGCGCACGTCTACCGCTCGCAGTCCCGCCGCCAGGTCCGCCGCAGCCGGCTCACCGGGCGGGCCGCCCTGCTCGTCCTGGTCCTCTGTACCCTGGTCGTCGCCCTCGCGTATCCGATGCGCCAGTACGTGTCCCAGCGCTCGGAGATCGCGGAGCAGCAGAAGGCCGCCGTCTCCGCACGGGACCGGCTGGAGAGGCTGCGCGACGAGAAGGCCCGCTGGCAGGACAACGCGTATGCGGAACAGCAGGCGCGCAAGCACCTGCACTTCGTCCGGCCGGGGGAGATCAGCTACATCATGAACGACCCCGGAGCCGAGGCGGCCGAGCACCGCCGCAGCGGACAGGCCGCCACCGACCGGCCCTGGTACTCCAACGTCTGGGACGGCGTCGACAAGGCCGACCGCCCGGGCGACTGA
- a CDS encoding transglycosylase family protein, whose product MPALVVTAGVTGSALALPLLAATGASAAETSTWDKVAECESGGTWSANFGSGAYGGLQFTQEQWKNAGGLDFAARPDLASRSQQIAVGERVLASQGPQAWPLCGAPAGLAQQGPAAEVDPGLPGGGDAASHSVSRPDSKIPYLGTPRPSTDFGAPTPAAPAPSPSGTPSFLLPDYPLPVMPQPDLPATTPGLPGDPTAPTAPADPTAPTVPTPPSTDPTVPATPAQPTTPGHPGDPATPTVPATPGAPADPTAPATPGATSDPAAPAADGASGAGKHRGPAAVEAPVTSDAASEPAYTVKAGDSLAAIADAKGVKGGWNALYKANEQVIGEDANLIKPGQNLDLTHQ is encoded by the coding sequence GTGCCCGCACTTGTCGTCACCGCCGGAGTCACCGGCTCCGCCCTCGCCCTGCCGCTGCTCGCGGCCACCGGCGCGAGTGCGGCCGAGACCTCCACCTGGGACAAGGTCGCCGAGTGCGAGAGCGGCGGTACCTGGAGCGCGAACTTCGGCAGCGGCGCCTACGGCGGACTGCAGTTCACCCAGGAGCAGTGGAAGAACGCCGGCGGGCTCGACTTCGCCGCGCGCCCCGACCTCGCCAGCCGCTCCCAGCAGATCGCGGTGGGCGAGCGGGTGCTGGCCTCCCAGGGCCCGCAGGCGTGGCCCCTGTGCGGGGCGCCGGCCGGGCTCGCGCAGCAGGGTCCCGCCGCCGAGGTGGACCCGGGCCTGCCCGGGGGCGGCGACGCCGCCTCGCACTCCGTGTCCCGCCCGGACAGCAAGATCCCGTACCTCGGGACTCCCCGGCCCTCCACGGACTTCGGGGCTCCGACCCCCGCGGCCCCGGCCCCCTCCCCTTCGGGCACGCCGTCCTTCCTGCTGCCCGACTACCCGCTGCCCGTCATGCCGCAGCCGGACCTCCCGGCGACGACTCCGGGGCTCCCGGGCGACCCGACGGCTCCCACGGCTCCCGCGGACCCGACGGCCCCCACCGTCCCGACCCCGCCGTCCACGGACCCGACCGTGCCCGCGACGCCCGCGCAGCCGACCACTCCCGGACACCCGGGCGACCCGGCCACGCCGACGGTGCCCGCCACGCCGGGAGCGCCCGCCGACCCGACCGCCCCGGCGACCCCGGGAGCCACCTCCGACCCGGCCGCCCCGGCGGCCGACGGGGCGTCGGGTGCCGGTAAGCACCGCGGCCCGGCCGCGGTTGAGGCTCCCGTCACATCTGATGCGGCGTCGGAGCCCGCGTACACCGTGAAGGCGGGCGACAGCCTGGCCGCCATCGCGGACGCCAAGGGAGTGAAGGGCGGCTGGAACGCGCTCTACAAGGCCAATGAGCAGGTCATCGGCGAGGACGCCAACCTGATCAAGCCCGGTCAGAACCTGGATCTAACGCACCAATAG
- a CDS encoding exopolyphosphatase encodes MRRVAAVDCGTNSIRLLVADLDPETGEFAELDRRMTVVRLGQGVDKTGRLAPEALERTFAACREYAAVIKELGAERVRFVATSASRDAENRDEFVRGVLDILGVEPEVISGDQEAEFSFTGATKELKGTDHLEKPFLVVDIGGGSTEFVVGEEHVRAARSVDVGCVRMTERHLVAADGTVTDPPTEAQVAAIRADIEAALDLAAESVPLAEARTLVGLAGSVTTVAAIALGLAEYDSSAIHHSRIPYETVREVSERMLSLTHAERAAIPVMHPGRVDVIGAGALVLLAIMERVGATEVVVSEHDILDGIAWSVG; translated from the coding sequence GTGAGGCGGGTCGCGGCCGTCGACTGCGGTACGAACTCCATCCGCCTCCTCGTCGCGGACCTGGACCCCGAGACCGGCGAGTTCGCCGAACTGGACCGCCGGATGACGGTCGTCCGCCTCGGCCAGGGCGTGGACAAGACGGGCCGGCTGGCTCCGGAGGCGCTGGAGCGCACCTTCGCGGCCTGCCGCGAGTACGCGGCGGTCATCAAGGAGCTCGGCGCCGAGCGCGTGCGCTTCGTGGCCACCTCGGCCTCGCGGGACGCGGAGAACCGGGACGAGTTCGTGCGGGGCGTGCTGGACATCCTGGGCGTGGAGCCCGAGGTGATCTCCGGGGACCAGGAGGCGGAGTTCTCCTTCACCGGCGCCACGAAGGAACTGAAGGGCACCGACCACCTCGAGAAGCCCTTCCTGGTGGTGGACATCGGCGGCGGTTCGACCGAGTTCGTGGTCGGCGAGGAGCACGTCCGGGCCGCCCGGTCCGTGGACGTGGGCTGCGTGCGGATGACCGAGCGCCACCTGGTGGCCGCCGACGGCACGGTCACCGACCCGCCGACGGAGGCGCAGGTCGCCGCCATACGGGCCGACATCGAGGCGGCGCTGGACCTGGCCGCCGAGAGCGTTCCGCTGGCCGAGGCGCGCACCCTGGTGGGCCTGGCCGGTTCGGTGACCACGGTCGCCGCGATCGCGCTGGGCCTGGCGGAGTACGACTCCTCGGCGATCCACCACTCCCGGATCCCGTACGAGACGGTCCGCGAGGTCAGCGAGCGGATGCTGAGCCTGACGCACGCCGAGCGCGCGGCGATCCCGGTGATGCACCCGGGCCGCGTGGACGTGATCGGGGCGGGCGCCCTGGTCCTGCTGGCGATCATGGAGCGGGTCGGCGCCACGGAGGTCGTGGTCTCGGAGCACGACATCCTGGACGGCATCGCCTGGTCGGTCGGCTGA
- a CDS encoding nucleoside triphosphate pyrophosphohydrolase, whose product MTDDVPSEPSAAAEPTGRIVLLTTSHRVAPGVLSWPAWQILHAADRVLCADPDHVQLPYLREAGVGVEHEVPDAQSLIEDCAGGRTVVVVLSGEGDRRLTDGLARFAGSGRVAMPDLELLPGSYDLPGARLLDLVQVMDRVRRECPWTSEQTHEGLVKYAIEEAYELVEAIEDGDRDELREELGDVLLQVVFHARIAEEGGPGEEDEPFSIDDVAGALVEKLVHRHPHVFGDAEAKTAEDVNAHWQRTKQVEKQRESVTDGIPLGQPGLALAAKLAGRVRANGVDVELPSGEGIGYELLELAARAEAAGTDPETALRAAARVYRDAIRAAEGVGE is encoded by the coding sequence GTGACTGACGACGTACCCTCCGAGCCCTCCGCCGCGGCCGAGCCCACCGGCCGCATCGTGCTGCTGACCACCAGCCACCGGGTCGCCCCCGGCGTGCTGTCCTGGCCGGCCTGGCAGATCCTGCACGCCGCGGACCGGGTGCTGTGCGCCGACCCGGACCACGTACAGCTGCCCTACCTGCGCGAAGCGGGCGTCGGGGTCGAGCACGAGGTCCCGGACGCGCAGTCGCTGATCGAGGACTGCGCCGGCGGGCGCACGGTCGTCGTGGTCCTGAGCGGCGAGGGCGACCGGCGGCTCACCGACGGGCTGGCCCGCTTCGCCGGGTCGGGCCGGGTGGCCATGCCGGACCTGGAACTGCTGCCGGGCTCGTACGATCTGCCCGGTGCGCGGCTGCTCGACCTCGTCCAGGTCATGGACCGGGTCCGCCGCGAATGCCCCTGGACCTCGGAGCAGACGCACGAGGGGCTGGTGAAGTACGCCATCGAGGAGGCGTACGAGCTGGTCGAGGCCATCGAGGACGGGGACCGCGATGAGCTGCGCGAGGAGCTCGGGGACGTCCTGCTCCAGGTGGTCTTCCACGCGCGCATCGCGGAAGAGGGCGGTCCCGGCGAGGAGGACGAGCCGTTCTCCATCGACGACGTGGCCGGAGCCCTGGTGGAGAAGCTGGTCCACCGCCACCCGCACGTCTTCGGGGACGCCGAGGCCAAGACCGCCGAGGACGTCAACGCGCACTGGCAGCGCACCAAGCAGGTGGAGAAGCAGCGGGAGTCGGTGACCGACGGGATCCCGCTCGGGCAGCCCGGTCTCGCGCTCGCGGCCAAGCTCGCCGGCCGGGTCCGGGCGAACGGTGTGGACGTGGAACTCCCGAGCGGCGAGGGCATCGGGTACGAGCTGCTGGAACTGGCGGCGCGCGCCGAGGCGGCGGGCACCGACCCCGAGACCGCGCTGCGCGCGGCGGCCCGGGTCTACCGGGACGCGATCCGGGCCGCCGAGGGCGTCGGCGAGTAG
- a CDS encoding transglycosylase family protein, producing the protein MLLSKGKHRRGSKAVRLVTLAGVAGVAVAAPLMAAGTASAATASEWDRVASCESGGNWAINTGNGYYGGLQFSSSTWAAYGGKAYAAQANQASKGQQIAIAEKVLKGQGKGAWPSCGVGLSNGAYTGGGSTETAPKKAETKKTEKKAEPKKETKRSEATTRSERPAAPAKPKTEAPKTGNGSYEVKSGDTLGTIAEANNVSGGWEKLFELNKDIVSDADLIFPGQKLKLS; encoded by the coding sequence ATGCTGCTTTCCAAGGGCAAGCACCGCCGCGGCTCCAAGGCCGTCCGGCTCGTCACGCTGGCCGGCGTCGCCGGTGTCGCCGTCGCGGCTCCGCTGATGGCCGCGGGCACCGCTTCCGCCGCGACCGCTTCCGAGTGGGACCGCGTCGCCTCCTGCGAGTCCGGTGGCAACTGGGCCATCAACACGGGCAACGGCTACTACGGCGGCCTGCAGTTCTCGTCCTCCACGTGGGCCGCGTACGGCGGCAAGGCGTACGCCGCGCAGGCCAACCAGGCCTCCAAGGGCCAGCAGATAGCCATCGCCGAGAAGGTCCTCAAGGGCCAGGGCAAGGGCGCCTGGCCGTCCTGCGGCGTCGGCCTGTCGAACGGTGCCTACACCGGCGGCGGCTCCACCGAGACCGCCCCGAAGAAGGCCGAGACCAAGAAGACCGAGAAGAAGGCCGAGCCGAAGAAGGAGACCAAGCGCTCCGAGGCCACGACCCGCTCCGAGCGTCCGGCCGCCCCGGCCAAGCCGAAGACCGAGGCCCCCAAGACGGGCAACGGCTCCTACGAGGTCAAGTCCGGCGACACGCTGGGCACCATCGCCGAGGCGAACAACGTCTCCGGCGGCTGGGAGAAGCTCTTCGAGCTCAACAAGGACATCGTCTCGGACGCCGACCTGATCTTCCCGGGTCAGAAGCTGAAGCTCAGCTGA
- a CDS encoding DUF501 domain-containing protein — MQTPPPQTDRTEPTAADIEAFQQQLGRPPRGLRAIAHRCPCGQPDVVETAPRLPDGTPFPTLYYLTCPRAAGAIGTLEANGVMKQMQARLAEDPELAAAYRAAHEDYITRRDAIEVLEGFPSAGGMPDRVKCLHVLVGHSLAAGPGVNPFGDEALAMLPEWWAKGACVTPCAEKSAEKPAEQKEPQA; from the coding sequence ATGCAGACGCCCCCGCCCCAGACCGACCGGACCGAGCCGACCGCCGCCGACATCGAGGCGTTCCAGCAGCAGCTCGGCCGCCCGCCGCGCGGGCTGCGCGCCATCGCGCACCGCTGCCCCTGCGGGCAGCCGGACGTGGTGGAGACCGCCCCCCGGCTCCCCGACGGCACGCCCTTCCCGACGCTGTACTACTTGACCTGCCCGCGCGCCGCCGGTGCCATCGGCACGCTGGAAGCCAACGGCGTGATGAAGCAGATGCAGGCCAGGCTGGCCGAGGACCCGGAGCTGGCCGCCGCCTACCGGGCCGCCCACGAGGACTACATCACCCGCCGCGACGCCATCGAGGTGCTCGAGGGCTTCCCGAGCGCCGGCGGCATGCCGGACCGGGTGAAGTGCCTGCACGTCCTGGTCGGCCACTCGCTGGCCGCCGGCCCGGGTGTGAACCCGTTCGGCGACGAGGCCCTGGCGATGCTGCCCGAGTGGTGGGCCAAGGGCGCCTGCGTCACCCCGTGCGCGGAGAAGTCCGCGGAGAAGCCCGCGGAGCAGAAGGAGCCGCAGGCGTGA
- a CDS encoding cytochrome P450 yields MHEQTPEAPAAPAAPSDSPTGPTGPTLFDWEFATDPYPAYAWLREHAPVHRTQLPSGVEAWLVTRYADARQALADQRLSKNPSHHAGSAHAKGRTGIPGERKAELMTHLLNIDPPDHTRLRRLVSKAFTPRRVAEFAPRVQEITDHLIERFAQKGEADLIHEFAFPLPIYAICEMLGVPREDQDDFRDWAGMMIRHGGGPRGGVARSVKQMRTYLGELIHRKRDDLGDDLISDLIRASDHGDHLTEAEATAMAFILLFAGFETTVNLIGNGVHSLFMNPDQRERLQASLAAGESALLATGVEELLRYDGPVELATWRFATEPFVLGGQGIAAGDPVLVVLAAADRDPERFAEPDTLDLSRTDNQHLGYGHGIHYCVGAPLARLEGQTALATLLTRLPDLELAVPAGELRWRGGLIMRGLRTLPVRFTPQNT; encoded by the coding sequence GTGCACGAGCAGACCCCCGAAGCCCCTGCGGCCCCCGCGGCCCCCTCTGATTCCCCGACTGGCCCGACCGGTCCGACCCTGTTCGACTGGGAGTTCGCGACCGACCCGTACCCGGCCTACGCCTGGCTGCGCGAGCACGCCCCCGTGCACCGCACCCAACTCCCCAGTGGGGTCGAGGCCTGGCTGGTCACCCGGTACGCGGACGCCCGCCAGGCCCTCGCCGACCAGCGGCTCAGCAAGAACCCGTCCCACCATGCGGGATCGGCCCACGCCAAGGGCAGGACCGGGATCCCGGGGGAGCGCAAGGCGGAGCTGATGACGCACCTCCTCAACATCGACCCGCCGGACCACACCCGGCTGCGGCGGCTGGTGTCGAAGGCGTTCACCCCGCGCAGGGTCGCCGAGTTCGCACCGAGGGTCCAGGAGATCACCGACCACCTCATCGAGCGGTTCGCACAGAAGGGGGAGGCCGACCTCATCCACGAGTTCGCCTTCCCGCTCCCCATCTACGCCATCTGCGAGATGCTCGGCGTACCGCGGGAGGACCAGGACGACTTCCGCGACTGGGCCGGCATGATGATCCGGCACGGCGGCGGTCCGCGCGGCGGAGTCGCGCGCTCGGTCAAGCAGATGCGGACCTATCTCGGCGAGCTCATCCACCGCAAGCGCGACGACCTCGGCGACGACCTGATCTCCGATCTGATCCGGGCCAGCGACCACGGCGACCACCTGACGGAGGCCGAGGCCACCGCCATGGCCTTCATCCTCCTCTTCGCCGGGTTCGAGACCACCGTCAACCTCATCGGCAACGGCGTCCACTCCCTCTTCATGAACCCCGACCAGCGCGAGCGCCTCCAGGCCTCCCTCGCGGCCGGCGAGAGCGCCCTGCTCGCCACCGGGGTCGAGGAACTGCTGCGCTACGACGGCCCCGTGGAGCTGGCCACCTGGCGGTTCGCCACCGAGCCCTTCGTCCTCGGCGGTCAGGGCATCGCGGCGGGCGATCCGGTGCTGGTGGTCCTCGCGGCCGCCGACCGCGACCCCGAGCGGTTCGCCGAGCCGGACACCCTCGACCTCTCCAGGACCGACAACCAGCACCTCGGATACGGGCACGGGATCCACTACTGCGTGGGCGCACCGCTCGCCCGCCTCGAAGGCCAGACCGCGCTCGCGACCCTGCTCACGCGCCTGCCCGATCTGGAACTCGCCGTACCGGCCGGTGAACTGCGGTGGCGCGGTGGGCTCATCATGCGCGGGCTGCGCACGCTTCCGGTCCGATTCACCCCCCAAAACACCTGA